cgagctcggatagcatatgctctggcaaGTGCATGAGCCTCAGATTGAACTGTTGTGTCctttgtccctctctgactaccacttacattacccAAATGCCTTGGCGGTCTACCCCGTACTgacacattactcggtctggtattCTGCACAGTATTTTGAtcagctaccatcggacactctcgaatgaaatgatcctttgAACTACTCTTAAAGCAATACCGATCATGTAATCTGCAATctccaggatgccatttcccacaatgcttgcatTCTGATCTATTTTTTCGAACACTACCaacactagcaactgaagtagctcgcgaactcacagggggtcgatctcgatcatgCTTAAgaaaccctgcagtagctttagatcggCTATGATCCTCTCTGGATTTCCTTGAGGCCGACTGGAACGATTTACTAAATGATCTTTTACGggaatctcgagcttcatagtcagcttttctcttctctttcccgagctcctcagctttacaagctcgttcaacaagtactacgaactcctttatctcaagtatgccaactaacagtttaatatcttcattcagcccgtcttcaaatattttacacataatagcttcagtcgaaacacactctcgagcatatctactgagtctcacaaatttccgctcatattctgtcactgtcatccgaccctgtttcaattcaagaaattccttacgtttctgatcaatgaatctctggctaatatatttcttacggaattcagtctgaaagaattcccaggtcactcgctctttcggaaccaccgatactagtgtattccaccagtgatatgcagtgtcccgtagcaaggatatggcacatttcaagcactcgtCAAGGGTgaaagataactcatcaaatactcaAATAGTATTATCTAgctagaattcagctcgctcagcgtcatcatcatcagtagctctgaactctttggccccgtgttttcgaattttatcaacaggaggtttaagtaatctcatcggatcacttacttgaggtataacaggaaccgaagatggattagtcgggggtggaggtcgtTGTACAACCGGATTTGTTCggacatattgagtaaaccagtcattcatcatttggtaaaaggcttgtttagcctctccctcctggttacttgAGGTCGGTTAAGAATCTATCAGCTCTGTCCCTTGCACGgaagcaggcgctatactctcaacatcatcggctacggctcgttcgggatccattactatacgaaaacacatttttagatgtcagcagtcatcacactatctcagtataaaaattatggcatgtatagctagactcatacacactacgttagtccgagaatcgactaaaccgtagctctgataccaataaaatgtaacacccctaacccgtatccgtcactgaattagggttacgaggcattactgaacaaacacaaccatttttaaaaccaaactaatcacaaacatggaaattaaaccattttcgcattgctatatatatatacaatccaaATCTAACCAAAAtcatactcaaacctatacatgccataagatcaagTTCAAActgttaacaaaataccaaaagaagtcgatagtgtgatagactatgctgatgatccccgagctcgtaacgcatctccaaaatctataaaacaaatgaacaaaaacaatcaaagtaagcttttatagcttagtaagtttatagcataaccaaaatacatataaacgaTCATATGTATAATCATTATATACCTAAAAATCAAGTTACATACATAATcattaattgcatatatatatattccaaatatacttatcatttgcatttcattgaATGCTTGTTTATGATCTTTCAAAAACATATGTCAAAAACTTATATTTCCACTTATAAACTACATGAATCATATGCACATTTATACTTCTAATCCACATGTACCGATTTCGTACAAgtatattcaacaattttcataTCAACCAATGTATATATGCCTATTCACTAAACTTATAGATTGAAACATTTATAAGCTCATcgaatacatataaataaatattcatatacttattcattatatatataacccaaaatcagttatatttatatatctatctaatgcatataatcacataatttaacatattcaccggcacttagcctgctaggcttatagcctaaTTCATatcaccggcacgtagcctgctaggtttataacctgattccgatcaccggcacttagcctgctagattTATAGTCTGAAAAATTCACCgacatttagcctgctaggcgcttagcctaaaaattttaatttcacagATACAAGGATGATTTCTCGTATATTTCTTAATAGCAACACACATTCATAACAtttatgtataattcacatcctCAACTCTATCCCAAGAAAATTTATAATCCATGTTTGAATCATACAAGCATTTACAATTTATACTTTTAATCCAATGCAAaccttaaacatatatatatacttatacatttgaccatatatatatcaatatataattcCATACCTAATTTCAATACAAGAAATTATACCTGTACGTAAATATATATGTGCATAACTATATATTCGAACCTCacacatatgcatatatatatataacactcaaacttaaaattcattacaagaacatatacatatatgtaagcaTACTTTTTCAAATAtagcatatacatataaattacaattcacatatacatatctattCGAAACTTCTCATACAATCATGGGTTACATAACTTTAAATAAATCCAAGAGTTTATACAcgtatatacctatatatatatatattcgcaccatatatatatatattatacatacctttgattaaaatcaagaatttatacctatgcaacattcatactttaactaatttcaataacttttatatatatgtatatatattctagcattatatacatatatatacatactcatacCTTTATCTAATTTCAAGACTTGTTCAtgtatttacaaatatatatattcgaatctaacatatgcatatatatcttTCTTACCTAAATTCAATACAAGcgatttacatatatatacatgcttattcGAATATCAACTATACTTTCATACATTTCTTACCTTTATTTCAACCATAAATCTATACAAGATTTTACTTGTATATTCAAacatgctatatatataaatatcatccatacttcaaattttattcaatcaatatacttttaattatagctcaacACATAATACAATTAgtataaatgtataaatattaatttaataacttttaattgctaatagacttacctcggacgatggaaaatcgaagtcggacgattattcgactaATTTGGCTTTTTCCCAATCTaactctgatttctttggttctcgatctaaatatattcaaaataagataatttatttattaacacattcaatttaatccaaaaacacataatttggaaaattactattttgcccctaatattcacactttttgcaatttactccttattgcataaaacacaatttacacaaaatttgcccataccacacaagggccgaatattcatggttctcatacaagtccacacattgcatttatttcacactttagtcccccaaaaattcaatttcacaatttagccctatttactcaatttcactaaaaattccaatacaaaacatattaatctaacaaatatatttcatatttcacctaCTAACATCATGAAActcaagtattcatcaatggcacatttaaaaatcatccacaattcacaaaattaagatatgtgttttgaagaacacgaagcaacgatcttaaaaacgtaaaaattatcaaaaaccgaagtaAAACATATCTTTAATCAAGCTAGTTTTGTGCCAAAACTTTAACAAGCATGGATGAATTCTTTCtttgctatattcggccaagaaagatgaaaaatgaccttttttatgttttaatttaacatatattagcataaattttagtttacaaatttaaccttaaataaataaattataaaacatataatataagggCAATGTTGACCATTGCCACCCACTATCAtctaaatggcttaattgccatttaaaacccctatttttgaaagacaacaacaattgggtgcttttagatttaatccctaaattttcattttatgcgatttaatccttttatttaatcggacactcaaacaacGAAATTAAagtacgaaattttcacactagtaaattcacacataataaacacagaaaataatataaaaatatttttctaattcagatttgtggtcccgaaaccactattctgattagagtcaaaccgggttgttacatgtTTCCTCCCAAGCTTCTCGTGGAACTAAAAGGAAATGGGTTCCGAAAGAAGATGCAGCATTGATTTCCTGCATAgtggacttgcacaatgttggaacctttAATGTTGATACGGGGTTCAAAATCGGTTATTTATACGAGttgaaaaaaatgttagaaaaagctTAACCCAATACAatgttgaaggctaaacctaatATAAAATAGAGAATTAGGTTACTAAATAGGGATTGGTCAATCgtgtatgacatgcttaatggccaaaacaatagcagttttggttgggacgagcataggcagctcgttgttgctgaagatgcggtttgaAACTCTtatttaaatgtaaaaattattttaagtctttattatcttatttattctcaacttataactaacatgatttcctcatttttatagagtcataaagaagccgGTCAATTCAAACATCGTAGTTTCCCTTACTACGACCAACTTACAGCCATCTACGCACGAGATCGAGCGACTGGtaaagatgctcaaacagccgctgatgttattgaagaaataaatgctcAAACAGCCGCTGATGTACCTACTACAGATAttaatgaagaaagaaacgaattctatgactgcgaagctgatgtctctttggatgacatggatgtttctgctaCGAAGTCGCAACCAGATAGAAACCaaggggttcctcatcttcaaagaagaaaaagaagaattctGATGCAGGTGATAATATTTCTTCTTCATTTAATAaggctgccactttattggccgAAAACATGCGGGCCATTGGTgaacaaatcagtaggagtattgcctccgatgtgGTAGTTCAACAGAAGTTAGaagaattccagatcatccaagagAAAGCTACAAATTTATATTTAGCCTTATGTGAAATTGAAAGTTTAACCGTGGATGAGCGATATTGAGCTTTGAATAAAATTtcagatcatccaactcaaatgttcgttttctttagtttaccttctgatgcgcggttggaatgggtcagaagatttctttctaaccattaaaaatcaatgttcaaactttttgatgttgtaaaactatataaaatatggattatgatgtagaattttattttcatctaaccttttgttaatataagttaattatgtttatgcagaatataattctcaagttatattatgattttagtaaattcatataagaatatttattattaaaaattttatgaaattatatgtcattattaaattatatttaataataattattttaaattatacaaattcatataagaaaatttattatcaagaattttatgaaattatatattattattaaattatatttaataataattattttaaattatacaaattcatataagaaaaattattagtaagagttttatgaaattatatattattattaaattatattttttaataattattttaaattatacaaattcatataagaaaatttattagtaataattattttaaatttcattaaatcatatattttaattaaaatatatttaataataattatttcaaattatattttataatctcatatattataattttagtaaattcatataagaatattgattataaagaattttattaaatatatattttaattaaaatatatttaataataactatgttaaaatatgattaaattatttattattaatattaaacaatcttattaaaatttaataacaataacaataatcatttacctaaacaaatttctgctaaggaTATTctaatcattttagttttttcccatatgctattacacctccatTCTATTTAACCAAACACAAAAAtactattacacctctattccattccattcaaccaaacaaaaaaaattacctATTAAGCCTCTATTCCATTagacctctattccattacatctCTATttcattacagcgaaccaaacgtacTCTAAGTTTCAAATTTGGATTGGCGTTAGATAAATTCTAACCAAGCCGAGTTTAAGCTCTAACTCCATCCATTTATGTAGAAGCATGCACCTTATCTTTAAACTATGATATTAACAAACTTCAAATCTCAAATCAACAACTTATCTGCATATTGATATTACAAATATGAACTCCCCAGAAAAGTTGGGGGGGGGGGGAGCCATTAAAGTTGCCTATACATACACTTCCATAGCCACTCGCCACTCCCAAGGAAAACCCTGCCAAAGGTTAGCTCATAGTCAATACTtcctctccttttttcttttttttttggctcaTCTCTAGGCAGAGGAATAAGTATTCTCTGTCTGAAGCACCACGACAACCAATTTCTTCCTTCGAATTTTACTCTTATACCaaatttcttctcttctcttcgcTAATTTCAGTGAACATGAGTTCATCAACACAAAAACTTATCATCTTTATAATCAATCACCAAAGaggtaatatataataaatagaacaGACAGAAGAGACCTATGCAAGTCCTTGCGGCAGCTCCAATTAGAATCTTGTTGTCATTGAGTGCTGCGTGTTAACCCACTTCGAGATACGTTTCTGCATAAGTTTGAGAAATTTTATGTTACATTGAATGTCAATGTTTGGAATATACTAAACATGAAATCAAAGGAAAACAAGCTAGCATATTTGCATTTATCGATTACAGGCCTTGACTCTTGGTCAAGCAAGTCACAGAAAATCAATTAGGTGGAATATCAAAAAAGAACTAACAAGTAGATTACTTTTAAAGTGATCACTACTACTTTTAGTACCAAATTACAATGAATCCTAACAGATCAAATGACACTGATTCACATGTTCATTCATGGTCTTCAAACCATCTACAGATTGAAGGGTGCACTAACGTTGATGGGGTAGCTGCAAAACTGACAGATCTCTACTTCATGCTATTAAACATTTGTGGGAGGAAATTTTGTAAGTAGGAGAAGCAAGAAACAAAAAATGCAGTAGCTCAgagtggagcagaagctgaattTAGAGCAGCAACTCTTGGCTGTTACTCCGACTTGGGTGtgttattttaataagaatatgtTCAAATTTTTTAGTATCCCCAAACCCATGTCCGAATATATGTCGGGTATGGATAGTTCAAGAAAAATTAAGTCTAAGCAATTTAGACTTGGAATATGTAATTTGTTATGGCTGGAGAAATTACCAAGAGGCCTAAAGGTTCCTAACTCCCCTCCTGTGACTGTACCGTGACAACAAAGCTACTATCAGTATAGCTCGTAGGTTGGTTGGACATGACAGGACAAAGCACATTGAAGTTTGATTACTCGACTTGCAAACTGGATATGGAAGACATCTTCAAACCTGCTAGGGGGAGAGTGTTggaagatttaaataaaaatcccTGAAAATCAGGGATTTGATTATCTTATAAATATTTGGCTTTTAAACCAAATCTGTAGAATATATTGAGGATTTACTTCTATTCTCCAAATAATGTTACTCTAGTAGTGAGACTAATTTTAGCTTGAAGCATTATAGGAAAATGAGAATTATTAAAAGCTAAACAACTATCAGTGGAAAAAAAGCACCTTCCGGTAAGCAGCTGAGCAGCAGACCCCTTGGAGTTACCAAACCGCTTGGCCCGATTCTCATGTTCTTTCTCGACACGCATGGCAGCAACCTCTTTCTCCATAGTGGCTACTTCACGTCGCATCTTTTTAGCCTCAACTTCCATTGCCTTTGTCAATGTTTCCACCTTCTTGGCAAGCATCTGAAAAATACATGGATTACTAGAGCATTTAACTAGAATGATAAATCAATATGATGTTAGATCGAAAGAACACAAGCATCAACCTCAATTGCCTCATCCTTATCCTTAAGGCTTAGATCTTTCTCGTGACCAGCTTTCCTCAAAGCTATGACCTCTTTTTGCAACAAATCATACAATACTCCAGATACATTATCCTCTGCATCCACTGCCAGGAAATTATTTGGTTTTTCATCACTTGGTGCCTCAGCCTTTCCCTCTGAAGGCTGGTTGAGTGAACTATTTGAGTCTGTTCCATTTAAAAGCACTTTTGTCACATCTAACGATCTTGTGCCTCCATCAAATGACTTGGATGTTCCTTTAGCATGCTTCAATACTGTACTAGACGAGAAAGATGATCTCAATTGAAAGCTTGGTGATCTCTTGGATAAAACCCCACTGGGGGTaagttttgagaagttatcaGCTCCACCAAGAGACTGACGCCTAGAACGCCCATTGCTCACACTTCTTCCATCTGATGTACTGCGACTAACACTGTTAGAAGATCCTCTCAAGCTGTCTTCTAGAACTCTGAGCCGCAATAGATATTTCTCCtagcaaatcaaaataaaagctCTTATTTCAAACCAGCGGCATCAACAAAGAGAACAGAGTGATAATTGTCACAATCAGATTATTACTTTCAACTGTGCTTCAGATTTTGCAGTTCGCTCAGTTATAGCAAGCTTGTCACGAAGTTGCTGCATTTCTCCCTATAAGAAATAAAGTCTGCAGTAAGAGAAATTACTAATTTAAGTGCCTATAGATTTATTTGATGGAGAAACTATCCACAAAAACCTGCAAGCATCTCCGCTCTTCAAGCCATTGTTTTACAGGCATCACTTTGTCATTAGCATCTTTCCACTCATTTGCTACAACTGTGGCCACTCTATTAGCACTTACTTTTGCACGTGCCAGCTCTCGATCAAGTGTTTTTCTTTCCTCCTAAGAAACACCGAAATAATCATTCATTTTGGGAAGAGCTTTAAGAGTATATCGCCAGAAAGTTATCAGGAAAGCTTGGATAGTTAAAAGCTGAGCACATTACATTCATCTCCTGAACTTTCCTCTGGTAGTCCCTCACTGCATTTGCAGCAGCACCACCAGCAAGAACTGCCTCTTCCAGCTCCCTAACTGTTTGCATAAGCTTTTCAACCTCTGCAACCTTTTGGCGATgcattttgtccaaaattttgttttcttcctaCCATAGACAGGTCATAGATATGTTACTTTCTTAAACATATGGCGTACTGAGTGAGCAAAAACCTATATACCCAACTCTTGATGCACCTGAAACAGGAAACGCAAAGAATGATGGGAATACCTGGCAAATTTCTATCTGCTTCATCAATTCCTGGTTTTTATTTTGGAGATCATCTACCATGGAAGCTTTCGCCAATGCAAACTCTACAGTTCTTTCAGCATCAATTAAAGCTGCTTCTTTTGATTTAGTTAGACGATCGAGAGCTTTGTTATCATCTTGAAGCTTTGCAATCTGCagagaaccaaaaaaaaaacctaatcagTGGGGGAATAACCTATCACATATAAGTTTATAAAACATTCTCCAATTCCCTTGGTGAGACAGAACCAGTTGTTGAATTGTCCCAAGAAATACCTCTTGCCGAGCAAGCTTCAGCTCAGCCTCCAAGGGTGCAAGAATTGCTTCAATTGGAGGCATATCATCGTCCTTTTGAGCAGCATGAACCCTCCGCAGAGTGGCCTCAGCTGCAAACTGAGCAGCCATGGATGCCTTCTTCTCAtcatttattttcttgatttctaGGTTCTGGAGAACATGTTTCACAAATTAATATAACAGAACAACAGAAAAATAATATGGCTTGAAGAAATTTTTGAAATCATACCTTGCTTTCCAGAAGAGATTCTGTCAGTTTAAGCTTCTCCGCCATTTTTGAGAGATCATCAGTGAGCTATgatacaaaagaaaataaatttgaaataaagtcAGTCTCCATCTCAATTACAAAAGGTGTTACAAAAATTCTGGGTCAGAAGACAGATATAAAACCAAATTTCAGATGTGTCCAACACCTTATATTATATATTGAATTACTAccgaagaagaaaaaaaaaaagataaactaAAGCCTTTGATGCAAGAGCGTTGCCAAGTGTTGAAGACCTCTAAAATACATAAAGATCAGGAATTCTCCCGAACAAGACAAGATCATTTGCAATACGCAGAAATAGCAAGTCATAAAACAAAAAGGACAATAGATCATTAGAATCTCTCAGCATGAAAGCCAAAATTTCAATCATGAGATCACATGCTACCCTAAACCtcatcaaacaattaaatttagaaagaaaaaaacatatatagaaaaaaatttgttagtTATAGGAAGAAGATAACATGCATGGAAGAACatttgatctaataaaagaactAACATAAGTTTTAGATTGCACGTAGCACGAAATCTTGTAACAGCTTTAATAGTGACAAGTCAAACAACATTAGAAGACAGGACAAAGCAACTGAACGATgcaaaaccttaaattaatttgcCATAATATACAATCTTAAAATGAAAAGATACAGATACTACAAGGAATCTGACAAAGAAGTCTGATAAagcattaaaaaattattcataCTGCTAGATGAGACGGCCCATCACTGACTTTCTAAAATTACTAACCAATAACAATGATGAAAAACTCTACCAAACATGACTTCAAGAGTAAAATGCACAGTAAATTGTTCACCCAAAGACCAGAAAGCCAACTTTTCAACCATACAAAGAACAGAGATTTGCTATCAGCAATGTAGACAGAGGCAGGCAGAGCAAATTTACATATAAAGTTTACAGGATCTACTTCAGTAAAACAACAATATACAGTGAAATACAAACAGCCTATGTTACTGGGACACGAAATGAGTGTCAGATAGGAGTAGCATTCGACATGGGTATGTTAGTTTTCTACGTATTTGGAGAGTCCGTGGAGCGTCATCATCTCCATAGACCAATGTATGGATACGCATCAGCACTAATAATTCATGAAAATTGAAGACTGGAGAAACATGGCAAACAGCCCCTTCTTCCATCAGTTTCAGCAGATTATCCATCACTAAacttcaaacaaattaaattctTTTTCCCCAGAAATCAAACATCCAATAAAGGGGAGGAAAAGCAGTGAACTTTCCACTAAGAACAGACATAATTTAacgaaaaataagaaaatttcaaaacatttcgaaacaaattatTACTTTTAACTACCAGTATTACTAAGgcgttttcacaatttaattattttattaaattaaaacctaataattaataataataatttaatcaacCTCTTCGACAGCCTTTTCTCTTAGCCTTTCAGACATCCTTAATGCCTTAATTTCGGCTTGTGCTTCTCCCAATTCTCCATCTTTATCTGTAAACATatccaaaatattaaaataaaaggaaacgGTTAACCGTTAACTAAAAGCAGCTAAATTGAACCGAATCGAGGCGAAAAACAACTAGATCGAGCCACATTCCAGACCTCTAACTTCATTCTCCAACCGATTAAGCTCAACTTTCACCGGATCCGAACCGTGAAGCAACGTAATGAAGTCGTTATCCGCATCGAAGCTAGGTCTGACAGTTCTCCTCCTCGACGAACCTTTCCCTCCACTCTCCTTAAACGACGCCGACACCGCCAAAGGCGGAGGTGCTCCCGACGTGGTCGAAGTCAACCTCACCGGCGACTCACTTCTCGCATTGCCTGTTACCTCTGCCGCTTCGCCGGCAATCTCCGCCATCTCCGATCCAAACACTTCCTCTCACCACttcaaatacaaaacaaaaaaaaaaaagaagaagaaaaagagtaaCTCTTTCCAGGCAGAGTAGTTTTCTTCACATCTAAACCTTGAAGTGGATCCAAAACGATAGGGTTTGAAAATCAGTTGAAATACACAACTGCTCAGCAAATTCTCAGATAATAGAAAAGATTGAGAGAGTGAAGAAGAATGGCTTTAGAGCTGAGAGAGAGATAAATcagttatatataaaaataataataatgttttttttttctctctgtagattatagattttaaaatctGGTTACAATGACAGAGTGAGGAGAGAGAAAGGAAGAGAAATGAGTGATGGagacttaattaattaaattaaattaaattaaattaaattcgagATTACTGTGTGTGTTTAAGAAGTGAAAGCTGCTGCTGGTTGCGCTTCGAAAATTGATTCCACCTCTCTTTTGCCGATGCTTAAAATTGCGACagcctttttctattttctcttttctaaAATTACGTTcgcattaaaaattaaaatatatcttCCAGAATTTTCCAAATATTTTTTGACTtctgattattttttaatttaaataaaaaattacattcacaataaaaataaaaataaaaacaaattataacTGGGATTCGAAATTTCCTATTTTTGTTAGCTGGCGTGTCTCGGTTACTTTATCCAAAGgggaaaagtttgatagaaaaTCTCTTTAATTATTATTGGCAACTCGGAACTTTGTCCTAtttgtaattaattataaatataatattgtgTTGTGCACATTATGATTACAGTTACTCATTAATCGGATCGattgaaattcaatttcaaaatatattttgAGTTAGACTGTtgcttgttttattatttaaaaataataaaataataaaatatatttttattttatatatttttatattttatttttatttaaaaaaattttattatttaaattaaatttaaattgagttGAGCTGGATCGActcaaagtaaaaaaatattatccaaACCTGACTCAAATTGGGTTAGGCGAGTTACTCAACCCTTGGACAGGTCTAATCGTAACTTATTGTGAGATGTGAGAACATTTCTGACCAATAAAGTCAAATGCTAAGgttttagaaaatataatttaaatcaaaataaattttattagagACTCACACATAATTTATATAATGTGTAActcgaatttttaattttaaaagctttATCTTCTACAATTAAATTAATATCTTATTAAAAgaatttgagtttttattttattttttaaggatGTATTCAAAAAATTACTTAGCAATTGGATTTGTTGCAAGTTTTTGTAAATACAAATATATGGTATGTTTGATTTACACTATCCACTTCTCAAATAAAGTGTGAGAATTGGGTAATTACACAAGTAATTATAGATAATTACACTCAAattaaatcatcataaaattttttaaacatattcttgaattaagtttaaaatgttatttttatacaCTAATAATATTAgtgtcttaattttttttaaaagttatattttatttactaatttcattaaaataatttgaaatttttattaacaaaagataatttttcatacattttgacatgctaaataattaataaaattatatatcatttataCATTATGAAATGTTagagtaattagataaaattgcatcaTATTGTCAAATATTTTTTGGTCTAGCATATTACATACggtgatttaattttaaaatttttatttagagttttttcttcaaaattattatttttataatatttttaaaatttaaaattatgtagTTGTATA
The genomic region above belongs to Gossypium hirsutum isolate 1008001.06 chromosome D05, Gossypium_hirsutum_v2.1, whole genome shotgun sequence and contains:
- the LOC107903943 gene encoding microtubule-associated protein 70-4, whose translation is MAEIAGEAAEVTGNARSESPVRLTSTTSGAPPPLAVSASFKESGGKGSSRRRTVRPSFDADNDFITLLHGSDPVKVELNRLENEVRDKDGELGEAQAEIKALRMSERLREKAVEELTDDLSKMAEKLKLTESLLESKNLEIKKINDEKKASMAAQFAAEATLRRVHAAQKDDDMPPIEAILAPLEAELKLARQEIAKLQDDNKALDRLTKSKEAALIDAERTVEFALAKASMVDDLQNKNQELMKQIEICQEENKILDKMHRQKVAEVEKLMQTVRELEEAVLAGGAAANAVRDYQRKVQEMNEERKTLDRELARAKVSANRVATVVANEWKDANDKVMPVKQWLEERRCLQGEMQQLRDKLAITERTAKSEAQLKEKYLLRLRVLEDSLRGSSNSVSRSTSDGRSVSNGRSRRQSLGGADNFSKLTPSGVLSKRSPSFQLRSSFSSSTVLKHAKGTSKSFDGGTRSLDVTKVLLNGTDSNSSLNQPSEGKAEAPSDEKPNNFLAVDAEDNVSGVLYDLLQKEVIALRKAGHEKDLSLKDKDEAIEMLAKKVETLTKAMEVEAKKMRREVATMEKEVAAMRVEKEHENRAKRFGNSKGSAAQLLTGRNVSRSGLTRSTQ